In the Leifsonia sp. 466MF genome, one interval contains:
- a CDS encoding MFS transporter: MSDTAIASTRLNPDQRNAFIASLLGWMMDAFDYFIIVLVYAEIGAEFHVPLEQMAYLTTITLIMRPVGAYLFGLWADRIGRRIPLMVDVCFYSVVGFLCAFAPNFTVLFILRLLYGIGMGGEWGLGAALTMEKVPRTRRGFYSGILQAGYSAGYLLASLAFLLVHSVLGLNWRWMFALSILPALITLIIRSRVKESEVWENTREKMRKADTSIRRVFFDGKVLRRFVYLVLLMAAFNWMSHGTQDIYPTFLKSTENGGAGLDAATAGWIAVVYNIGAIVGCVVLGSLSDRWGRKATIILGAALTIPIIPIFAFSQTAGLLCLGSALIQFTTQGAWGAIPAHLNEMSPNAIRGFYPGVTYQLGNVIAAFNLPIQQALAPQLGYGWAMASTVGIAAIAVILLTAFGKQAHAIDFTRDDPVSASMPAARRAA, encoded by the coding sequence GTGTCCGACACTGCTATCGCCTCCACTCGCCTGAACCCCGACCAGCGCAACGCGTTCATCGCGTCGCTCCTCGGCTGGATGATGGACGCCTTCGACTACTTCATCATCGTGCTCGTCTACGCCGAGATCGGGGCCGAGTTCCACGTCCCGCTCGAGCAGATGGCGTACCTCACGACCATCACGCTGATCATGCGCCCCGTCGGTGCGTACCTGTTCGGTCTGTGGGCCGACCGGATCGGCCGGCGCATCCCGCTCATGGTCGACGTGTGCTTCTACTCGGTGGTGGGATTCCTCTGCGCCTTCGCCCCCAACTTCACCGTGCTCTTCATCCTGCGGCTGCTCTACGGCATCGGGATGGGCGGCGAGTGGGGCCTCGGCGCCGCGCTCACGATGGAGAAGGTGCCGCGCACCCGCCGCGGGTTCTACTCCGGCATCCTGCAGGCCGGCTACTCCGCCGGCTACCTGCTGGCGTCGCTCGCCTTCCTGCTGGTGCACTCGGTCCTCGGGCTGAACTGGCGGTGGATGTTCGCGCTGAGCATCCTGCCCGCGCTGATCACGCTCATCATCCGCTCCCGCGTCAAGGAGTCGGAGGTGTGGGAGAACACCCGGGAGAAGATGCGGAAGGCCGACACGTCCATCCGCCGCGTGTTCTTCGACGGCAAGGTGCTGCGCCGGTTCGTGTACCTGGTGCTGCTGATGGCGGCCTTCAACTGGATGAGCCACGGCACGCAGGACATCTACCCGACGTTCCTGAAGTCGACCGAGAACGGGGGAGCCGGACTGGATGCGGCGACGGCCGGCTGGATCGCCGTCGTCTACAACATCGGCGCGATCGTCGGCTGCGTCGTGCTCGGCTCGCTGTCGGACCGCTGGGGCCGGAAGGCGACGATCATCCTCGGGGCGGCTCTGACCATCCCGATCATCCCGATCTTCGCGTTCTCGCAGACGGCAGGGCTGCTGTGCCTCGGCTCCGCGCTCATCCAGTTCACGACGCAGGGGGCCTGGGGCGCCATCCCGGCGCATCTGAACGAGATGTCGCCGAACGCGATCCGCGGGTTCTACCCGGGCGTGACCTACCAGCTGGGCAACGTGATCGCGGCGTTCAACCTGCCCATCCAGCAGGCGCTCGCGCCGCAGCTCGGCTACGGCTGGGCGATGGCGTCGACGGTCGGCATCGCGGCGATCGCCGTCATCCTGCTGACCGCCTTCGGCAAGCAGGCGCACGCCATCGACTTCACGCGGGACGACCCGGTGTCCGCCTCGATGCCCGCAGCGCGTCGAGCCGCCTGA
- a CDS encoding ThuA domain-containing protein yields MRALILSGAGRYADPWHPFAETSERLAGILREVGLEVEISEEVDARMAALTTDAPDLLVLNIGDPALTGTPDPEAERRARDGLLAYLASGRPLLASHVTSTSLRGIPEWESILGGVWVRGTTFHPDYGPARIHVHANRSPIVAGLDDFSVTDERYTDLRVQPDVLALASHEHDGAEHPLMWEREYGPATIFYDALGHDAASYDADTHREILRRAVRRLVS; encoded by the coding sequence ATGCGAGCACTGATCCTGAGCGGCGCCGGACGGTACGCCGATCCCTGGCACCCGTTCGCCGAGACGTCGGAGCGACTGGCGGGCATCCTCCGCGAAGTGGGACTCGAGGTCGAGATCTCCGAAGAGGTGGATGCGCGCATGGCCGCGCTGACGACCGATGCGCCCGACCTGCTGGTGCTCAACATCGGCGACCCGGCGCTCACCGGCACCCCGGACCCGGAGGCCGAACGCCGCGCCCGGGACGGCCTGCTCGCGTATCTCGCCTCCGGGCGGCCGCTGCTCGCATCGCACGTGACGTCGACCTCGCTGCGCGGCATCCCCGAGTGGGAGAGCATCCTCGGCGGCGTCTGGGTGCGCGGCACGACGTTCCACCCCGACTACGGGCCGGCCCGCATCCATGTTCACGCCAATCGCAGCCCCATCGTGGCGGGGCTCGACGACTTCTCGGTGACGGACGAGCGGTACACCGACCTGCGCGTGCAGCCGGACGTGCTGGCGCTCGCCTCGCACGAGCACGACGGCGCCGAGCATCCGCTGATGTGGGAGCGCGAGTACGGCCCGGCGACGATCTTCTACGATGCGCTCGGCCATGACGCCGCTTCCTACGACGCCGACACCCACCGCGAGATCCTCCGCCGGGCGGTGCGTCGCCTCGTCTCCTGA
- a CDS encoding hydroxyacid dehydrogenase, whose amino-acid sequence MTAASTPVAAFAMRPDLPALLFSSDDLAALRSIVVLDATVTITDFATAPAGLLDSVEILVTGWGAPHIGPAELDRMPRLRAIVHAAGTVKGHIDDAAWDRGVLVTSAANANAYPVAEYTLAMILLAGKGVPDYIRGYATDPALYEREADPAIGNFRRTVGIIGASRVGRRVIELLEPFDIDVLLYDPQVRQGDPVLERARAVPLDDLFAGSSIVSVHAPLLPETVGMVGAAQLALLPDGATLINTARAPIVDQEALTAAVRDRGLRAVLDVTEPEPLPAEHPLRSLPGVVLTPHVAGALGTEVRRLGECARHEIERFVAGEPAEHPVTKEALIAVA is encoded by the coding sequence ATGACCGCAGCGAGCACGCCCGTCGCCGCCTTCGCCATGCGACCGGACCTGCCGGCTCTGCTGTTCTCGTCCGACGACCTCGCCGCCCTCCGGTCGATCGTCGTGCTGGACGCCACCGTCACCATCACCGACTTCGCCACCGCGCCCGCCGGGCTGCTCGACAGCGTGGAGATCCTCGTCACCGGATGGGGCGCCCCGCACATCGGGCCGGCGGAGCTCGACCGCATGCCCCGGCTGCGCGCCATCGTCCACGCCGCCGGCACGGTGAAGGGCCACATCGACGACGCCGCGTGGGATCGCGGAGTGCTCGTCACCAGCGCGGCCAACGCCAACGCCTATCCCGTCGCCGAGTACACGCTCGCCATGATCCTGCTGGCCGGCAAGGGCGTGCCGGACTACATCCGCGGGTACGCGACCGACCCGGCCCTCTACGAGCGCGAGGCCGACCCGGCGATCGGCAACTTCCGCCGGACGGTCGGCATCATCGGCGCCTCCCGCGTCGGCCGCCGGGTGATCGAGCTGCTCGAGCCGTTCGACATCGACGTGCTGCTGTACGACCCGCAGGTGCGCCAGGGCGACCCCGTCCTCGAGCGAGCACGGGCTGTGCCCCTCGACGACCTCTTCGCCGGATCGAGCATCGTCAGCGTGCACGCGCCGCTGCTGCCCGAGACGGTCGGGATGGTCGGGGCCGCGCAGCTCGCCCTGCTGCCCGACGGCGCCACCCTGATCAATACCGCCCGCGCCCCGATCGTCGACCAGGAGGCGCTCACCGCCGCGGTCCGCGACCGCGGCCTGCGCGCCGTCCTCGACGTGACCGAGCCCGAACCCCTCCCCGCGGAGCACCCGCTGCGGTCTCTGCCGGGGGTCGTGCTCACACCCCACGTCGCGGGTGCGCTCGGCACCGAGGTCCGTCGTCTGGGCGAGTGCGCCCGCCACGAGATCGAACGATTCGTCGCCGGGGAGCCGGCCGAACATCCCGTCACGAAGGAAGCTCTGATCGCCGTTGCCTGA
- a CDS encoding aldehyde dehydrogenase family protein produces the protein MRELRDYDVQVFIDGRFERPEAGDGIPVLDKAAGVPFGSYGNASPAQVDRAVAAARHAQPAWAQVDANTRSAIIRRFAAELENRRDELLTLLIRETGGTLEKAEEELGQAITQLENSATQLTENAGSILPPYKSGKLSLSRAVPLGVIGLIVPWNYPMSLAMRALAPGLAYGNAVVLKPAELTPIAGGQILAEAALAAGVPAGVFAVVPGDGPTTGRTLSEHPDLDLIHFTGSFEVGHQIANFAARSFRPVATELGGDNAFVVLDDADIDQAASCAVWSSLWYQGQTCITAGRHIVHRDVAAAYTDAVVERVRALRVGDPLRDDVDLGPIISETQLRRFADGLVWPSIAAGATVAVGGDHDGLFYQPTVLTGVTPDMPVFTEEIFGPVMPITVVDSEAEALALVNRHRTLMNSVFTGDPMRGLAFAEQVKSNEVHVNDGYARHGGEGQLAGFTHRQWIGIQTTPVRYPAWAEG, from the coding sequence ATGCGCGAGCTCCGCGACTACGACGTCCAGGTGTTCATCGACGGCCGGTTCGAGCGACCGGAGGCCGGCGACGGCATCCCCGTGCTCGACAAAGCGGCCGGCGTGCCGTTCGGCAGCTACGGCAACGCCTCCCCCGCACAGGTCGACCGCGCGGTGGCCGCGGCCCGCCACGCGCAGCCCGCCTGGGCGCAGGTGGATGCCAACACCCGTTCCGCGATCATCCGCCGGTTCGCCGCGGAGCTCGAGAACCGGCGCGACGAGCTCCTGACCCTGCTCATCCGCGAGACCGGCGGAACGCTCGAGAAGGCGGAGGAGGAGCTCGGGCAGGCGATCACGCAGCTCGAGAACTCCGCCACCCAGCTCACCGAGAACGCGGGGAGCATCCTCCCTCCGTACAAGTCGGGAAAGCTCTCGCTCTCTCGCGCCGTCCCCCTCGGCGTCATCGGCCTGATCGTCCCCTGGAACTACCCGATGAGCCTGGCCATGCGTGCGCTCGCCCCCGGACTCGCCTACGGGAACGCCGTCGTGCTCAAGCCCGCCGAGCTGACTCCGATCGCCGGAGGCCAGATCCTCGCGGAGGCCGCGCTCGCGGCCGGCGTCCCGGCCGGCGTGTTCGCGGTCGTCCCGGGCGACGGGCCGACCACGGGCCGCACGCTCAGCGAGCACCCGGACCTCGACCTCATCCACTTCACCGGATCGTTCGAGGTCGGCCACCAGATCGCCAACTTCGCGGCGCGATCCTTCCGGCCCGTCGCCACCGAGCTCGGCGGCGACAACGCGTTCGTCGTGCTCGACGACGCCGACATCGACCAGGCCGCCAGCTGCGCAGTGTGGTCGTCGCTCTGGTACCAGGGCCAGACCTGCATCACCGCCGGGCGCCACATCGTCCACCGGGATGTCGCGGCGGCATACACCGACGCCGTCGTCGAGCGCGTGCGCGCCCTCCGCGTGGGCGACCCGCTGCGCGACGACGTCGACCTCGGCCCGATCATCAGCGAGACCCAGCTGCGCCGCTTCGCCGATGGCCTGGTCTGGCCGTCCATCGCGGCCGGCGCCACCGTGGCCGTCGGCGGCGATCACGACGGCCTCTTCTACCAGCCCACCGTCCTCACCGGCGTCACCCCCGACATGCCGGTGTTCACGGAGGAGATCTTCGGCCCGGTGATGCCGATCACCGTCGTCGACAGTGAGGCGGAGGCACTCGCCCTCGTCAACAGGCACCGCACGCTCATGAACTCCGTCTTCACCGGCGACCCGATGCGCGGACTCGCGTTCGCGGAACAGGTGAAGAGCAACGAGGTCCATGTCAACGACGGGTATGCCCGCCATGGCGGCGAGGGACAGCTCGCCGGTTTCACCCATCGGCAGTGGATCGGCATCCAGACCACCCCCGTGCGCTACCCCGCATGGGCCGAGGGCTGA
- a CDS encoding extracellular solute-binding protein, with translation MRKSTLRTIGAVVGMAAAAATVLTGCSSSGGGTSSSSGGKVTLSYVNWDGGMQAVVDEWNKANPDIQVKLTKPSGTGYTLYNKLITNNKAGTNPDVTEVEYQALPALIANKVVVPIDKYVGDLSGDFSKSTLAQVQFEGKTYGVPQNVCPMVFFYRKDIWDSLGLTAPKTWDEYAADAAKIHAADPSKFIGNFTAADPGWFAGLAQQAGADWWKASGDEWTVAINDAASKKVADYWSGLVNQGVVSPEPNWSAQWNTDMNNGTLVGWVSAQWAPNQLPSIAKDTAGKWVAAPLPAWTAGDDTVGIWGGETEAVTANSKHPAEAAKFVKWMNSSKEGVASLIKNVQVFPASLSNQTAPELQTPPPFMSNQPDYYTLMGTLAKGVRTFDIWGPNANVTFDSYSNAFGDALQNKTPLAAALDKMQSSTVSDMKKIGFKVTG, from the coding sequence GTGAGGAAGTCAACGCTGAGGACCATCGGAGCGGTGGTCGGCATGGCCGCTGCCGCGGCCACGGTCCTGACCGGCTGCTCGAGCTCCGGCGGAGGGACCTCGTCGTCCTCCGGCGGCAAGGTCACCCTGTCCTACGTCAACTGGGACGGCGGCATGCAGGCCGTCGTCGACGAGTGGAACAAGGCCAACCCGGACATCCAGGTCAAGCTGACCAAGCCGTCCGGCACCGGGTACACCCTGTACAACAAGCTGATCACCAACAACAAGGCCGGCACGAACCCGGACGTCACCGAGGTCGAGTACCAGGCGCTCCCGGCCCTGATCGCCAACAAGGTCGTGGTCCCGATCGACAAGTACGTCGGCGACCTCTCCGGCGACTTCTCGAAGTCGACGCTGGCGCAGGTGCAGTTCGAGGGCAAGACGTACGGCGTCCCGCAGAACGTCTGCCCGATGGTGTTCTTCTACCGCAAGGACATCTGGGACTCGCTCGGCCTGACCGCACCGAAGACCTGGGACGAGTACGCCGCTGACGCCGCGAAGATCCACGCAGCCGACCCGTCCAAGTTCATCGGCAACTTCACCGCCGCCGACCCCGGCTGGTTCGCCGGACTCGCCCAGCAGGCGGGCGCCGACTGGTGGAAGGCCTCCGGTGACGAGTGGACGGTCGCCATCAACGACGCCGCCTCCAAGAAGGTCGCCGACTACTGGAGCGGGCTCGTCAATCAGGGCGTCGTCAGCCCGGAGCCGAACTGGTCCGCCCAGTGGAACACCGACATGAACAACGGCACCCTCGTGGGCTGGGTCAGCGCGCAGTGGGCGCCCAACCAGCTGCCGTCGATCGCCAAGGACACCGCGGGCAAGTGGGTCGCGGCGCCCCTCCCCGCCTGGACGGCCGGAGACGACACCGTCGGCATCTGGGGCGGCGAGACCGAGGCCGTGACGGCCAACTCGAAGCACCCGGCCGAGGCCGCGAAGTTCGTGAAGTGGATGAACTCCTCCAAGGAGGGCGTCGCCTCGCTGATCAAGAACGTACAGGTCTTCCCCGCGAGCCTGTCGAACCAGACGGCTCCGGAGCTTCAGACCCCGCCGCCGTTCATGTCGAACCAGCCGGACTACTACACCCTCATGGGCACGCTGGCGAAGGGCGTCCGCACCTTCGACATCTGGGGACCGAACGCGAACGTCACGTTCGACTCCTACTCGAACGCCTTCGGCGACGCACTGCAGAACAAGACGCCGCTCGCCGCGGCTCTCGACAAGATGCAGTCGAGCACGGTGTCCGACATGAAGAAGATCGGGTTCAAGGTCACGGGCTGA
- a CDS encoding carbohydrate ABC transporter permease, translated as MAVIGAGTARRPRRRRTLLPVFLVAPAVILLLLFTVAPGVYAVILSFLQLKVGGGLLGGGDPTEVFAGFANYVTTLTDPEFWASLGRMLLIALIGVPLTIVLATLFALCLDAKRARLVGVTRLAIFLPYAVPGVVASLLWGFMYLPATSPIGGRFIDYFGSTGIFFSVANVAVWGVVGFNMVIIYTAVRSLPKELFEAAELDGASELQVALRIKLPLIAPAITMVALFSVIGALQLFNEPTTLKPLANAISSTWVPLMRVYTDAFVNNSIYEGAATSFILILMTVAATVIVNVIGRRFARRETR; from the coding sequence ATGGCCGTCATCGGAGCCGGCACCGCACGGAGACCGCGCCGCAGGCGCACGCTTCTGCCCGTGTTCCTCGTCGCGCCCGCCGTCATCCTGCTGCTGCTGTTCACCGTCGCACCCGGCGTGTACGCGGTGATCCTCAGCTTCCTGCAACTGAAGGTGGGCGGCGGACTCCTCGGCGGCGGCGACCCGACCGAGGTCTTCGCGGGCTTCGCCAACTACGTGACGACCCTCACCGACCCGGAGTTCTGGGCGAGCCTCGGACGGATGCTGCTGATCGCCCTGATCGGCGTGCCGCTCACCATCGTGCTGGCCACCCTCTTCGCGCTCTGCCTCGATGCCAAGCGCGCCCGGCTGGTCGGCGTCACCCGGCTGGCGATCTTCCTCCCCTACGCGGTTCCCGGCGTCGTCGCGTCGCTGCTCTGGGGCTTCATGTACCTCCCGGCGACCAGCCCCATCGGCGGCCGCTTCATCGACTACTTCGGGAGCACAGGGATCTTCTTCTCGGTCGCGAACGTCGCGGTATGGGGCGTCGTCGGCTTCAACATGGTGATCATCTACACCGCCGTGCGCAGCCTCCCCAAGGAGCTGTTCGAGGCGGCGGAGCTCGACGGCGCCAGCGAGCTGCAGGTCGCCCTGCGCATCAAGCTGCCGCTGATCGCCCCGGCCATCACCATGGTCGCCCTGTTCTCCGTCATCGGCGCCCTGCAGCTGTTCAACGAGCCGACGACCCTGAAGCCGCTGGCGAATGCCATCTCGTCCACCTGGGTGCCGCTGATGCGCGTGTACACGGACGCGTTCGTCAACAACAGCATCTACGAGGGCGCTGCCACCTCGTTCATCCTCATCCTCATGACCGTCGCCGCAACGGTGATCGTCAACGTGATCGGCCGGCGCTTCGCCCGGAGGGAGACCCGATGA
- a CDS encoding carbohydrate ABC transporter permease: MTTATVRTPDGPPTTAARRSDPRPPLRTRSGLRIVPTLILIVGALYCVLPVLWILIASTKTNDELFSTPSFVPSFTGGFWTNMQALFTYNNGIFGRWALNSVIYAIGGGVLSTVIAGAAGYALGKYTFTGSKWIFRLIVAAVLLPQIMLAIPQFLLLAKFGMTNTYASVILPQLVSPFAIYLCKIYAEASVPDEIMEAARIDGGSEWRIFWSVGSRLMMPALVTVFLLQFIGIWNNFLLPFVMINNDQLYPLTLGLYGLMIITGGQAAQYSIVIAGVLVSIVPLAILFLSLQRYWKIDLISGGVKL, translated from the coding sequence ATGACCACCGCGACCGTACGCACCCCCGACGGGCCGCCGACGACGGCGGCGCGGCGATCCGACCCGCGACCGCCGCTGCGGACTCGCTCCGGTCTGCGGATCGTCCCCACCCTCATCCTCATCGTCGGCGCGCTGTACTGCGTCCTGCCGGTGCTGTGGATCCTCATCGCCTCCACGAAGACCAACGACGAGCTGTTCTCGACCCCGTCGTTCGTGCCGTCCTTCACCGGCGGCTTCTGGACCAACATGCAGGCGCTGTTCACCTACAACAACGGCATCTTCGGCCGCTGGGCGCTCAACTCGGTGATCTACGCGATCGGCGGCGGCGTGCTGTCCACCGTCATCGCGGGGGCGGCCGGGTACGCCCTCGGCAAGTACACGTTCACCGGGTCGAAGTGGATCTTCCGGCTCATCGTCGCGGCCGTGCTGCTCCCCCAGATCATGCTCGCCATCCCGCAGTTCCTGCTGCTGGCGAAGTTCGGGATGACGAACACCTACGCCTCCGTCATCCTCCCCCAGCTGGTGTCGCCGTTCGCGATCTACCTGTGCAAGATCTACGCGGAGGCGTCGGTTCCCGACGAGATCATGGAGGCCGCCAGGATCGACGGCGGCAGCGAGTGGCGCATCTTCTGGTCGGTCGGGTCGCGGCTGATGATGCCCGCACTGGTGACGGTCTTCCTGCTGCAGTTCATCGGGATCTGGAACAACTTCCTCCTGCCCTTCGTGATGATCAACAACGACCAGCTCTACCCGCTGACTCTCGGGCTGTACGGCCTCATGATCATCACCGGCGGCCAGGCGGCGCAGTACTCGATCGTGATCGCAGGCGTGCTCGTGTCGATCGTGCCGCTGGCCATCCTGTTCCTGTCGCTGCAGCGCTACTGGAAGATCGATCTCATCTCGGGCGGCGTCAAGCTCTGA
- a CDS encoding LacI family DNA-binding transcriptional regulator codes for MSENAPTLSDVAAHAGVSLATASRALNGSTRKVNAALQERVLASARELGYSPNVQAQAVARGTSNVVALVVGDIADPYFASIASGVVRVADERGLIVTITATGPYAGQASVAREQAALAALRGQRPRAVVLAGSRVVRPDAQSAAAAPDDPLAGARANVAVVGGGAPEHRTVAVDNHGGAAALARELLALGYSDFAVIAGPEELVTVRDRVDGFRSVVPSASIAHAEFSRAGGRDAMAELLRSGARPECVFAVSDVMAIGVMAALREAGIAPGEEVAVAGFDDIPLVADVTPALTSVSLPLAEIGARALELALADESDDQGGPDGERTPVSAEVRVRASTPRR; via the coding sequence GTGAGCGAGAACGCCCCCACCCTGTCCGACGTCGCCGCGCATGCCGGCGTCTCGCTGGCGACCGCGTCCCGCGCGCTGAACGGCAGCACGCGCAAGGTCAACGCGGCGCTGCAGGAGCGGGTGCTCGCTTCGGCCCGCGAGCTCGGCTACAGCCCCAACGTCCAGGCGCAGGCGGTCGCCCGGGGCACGAGCAACGTGGTCGCGCTCGTGGTTGGCGACATCGCCGACCCCTACTTCGCCTCCATCGCCTCCGGGGTCGTGCGTGTGGCGGACGAGCGCGGCCTCATCGTCACGATCACCGCGACGGGACCCTACGCGGGCCAAGCGTCGGTCGCGCGCGAGCAGGCCGCGCTGGCGGCTCTCCGCGGGCAGCGCCCGCGCGCGGTCGTCCTCGCCGGAAGCCGCGTCGTGCGGCCGGACGCCCAGAGCGCCGCCGCAGCGCCGGACGACCCGCTCGCGGGCGCCCGTGCGAACGTGGCCGTGGTCGGCGGGGGAGCTCCGGAGCATCGCACCGTCGCCGTCGACAACCACGGCGGGGCGGCGGCGCTCGCCCGCGAGCTGCTGGCGCTCGGCTACAGCGACTTCGCCGTCATCGCCGGCCCCGAGGAACTCGTCACGGTGCGCGACCGCGTCGACGGTTTCCGGTCGGTCGTGCCGTCGGCCTCCATCGCCCACGCCGAGTTCTCGCGCGCGGGAGGACGGGATGCCATGGCCGAACTGCTCCGCTCGGGTGCGCGCCCCGAATGCGTCTTCGCGGTGAGCGATGTCATGGCGATCGGGGTGATGGCGGCTCTGCGCGAAGCGGGCATCGCACCCGGCGAGGAGGTGGCGGTGGCGGGATTCGACGACATCCCGCTCGTCGCCGACGTCACTCCCGCCCTCACCTCGGTGTCGCTTCCGCTGGCCGAGATCGGAGCCCGTGCACTCGAGCTCGCGCTCGCGGACGAGTCGGACGACCAGGGCGGGCCGGACGGAGAGCGTACGCCGGTCTCCGCCGAGGTGCGCGTGCGCGCATCCACTCCTCGGCGCTGA
- a CDS encoding LacI family DNA-binding transcriptional regulator has translation MGEAKSEAAPRRPVTLTDVARRAGVSQPTASRVLNGSARTVADSYRRRVLDAARELGYTPNLAAQVIARGTSRTIALVISGISDPYFSAMASELMKQAAEYGMRVSIAVTDRRVDRELELVRELRGQQPQAIVLAGTGYVDPPNGDELVAELRRFEETGGRVVLISRTDLPFETVTFDNREGARELAAELTTLGYRRALVLGSATPLLSMQQRVDGFVEGFGGEAAVAYPEFSWEGAREHIRSLPDDELANIQLVFAITDDMALGAIAGLRDRGRRIPQDVAVAGFDDITTLRDVVPALTTVHVPLDQVADETVRRALDGDAGGRTVPAHPVIRASTPPVRR, from the coding sequence GTGGGTGAGGCGAAGAGCGAGGCGGCGCCCCGACGTCCCGTCACTCTGACCGACGTCGCGCGGCGGGCCGGCGTCTCACAGCCGACCGCGTCCCGGGTGCTCAACGGAAGCGCGCGGACCGTCGCAGACAGCTACCGGCGCCGGGTGCTCGACGCCGCCCGCGAGCTGGGTTACACGCCCAACCTGGCCGCACAGGTGATCGCGCGCGGCACCTCCCGCACCATCGCCCTGGTGATCAGCGGGATCTCGGACCCGTACTTCTCGGCCATGGCCTCCGAGCTCATGAAGCAGGCGGCGGAGTACGGGATGCGCGTCTCGATCGCCGTGACCGACCGCCGGGTGGACCGCGAGCTGGAGCTGGTGCGCGAACTGCGCGGACAGCAGCCGCAGGCGATCGTGCTGGCGGGCACCGGGTACGTCGATCCGCCCAACGGGGACGAGCTGGTGGCCGAGTTGCGCCGTTTCGAGGAGACCGGCGGCCGGGTCGTGCTGATCAGCCGGACCGACCTTCCCTTCGAGACCGTCACCTTCGACAACCGCGAGGGCGCACGCGAGCTCGCCGCGGAGCTCACGACGCTCGGGTACCGGCGCGCGCTCGTGCTCGGAAGCGCCACCCCGCTTCTCTCCATGCAGCAGCGCGTCGACGGATTCGTCGAAGGGTTCGGAGGGGAGGCGGCCGTCGCGTATCCCGAGTTCTCGTGGGAGGGAGCCCGCGAGCACATCCGCTCGCTGCCCGACGACGAGCTCGCGAACATCCAGCTCGTCTTCGCGATCACCGACGACATGGCGCTCGGGGCGATCGCCGGGCTCCGCGACCGCGGGCGGCGCATCCCCCAGGACGTCGCGGTCGCCGGATTCGACGACATCACCACGCTGCGTGACGTCGTGCCCGCCCTCACCACCGTCCACGTGCCGCTCGACCAGGTCGCCGACGAGACGGTCCGCCGTGCCCTCGACGGGGATGCGGGGGGCCGCACGGTCCCGGCGCACCCCGTGATCCGGGCGTCGACCCCGCCGGTGCGGCGGTAG
- a CDS encoding winged helix-turn-helix transcriptional regulator produces the protein MPLRSDWSTRPCTIARGIDVVGDPWVLLILREAFAGARRFEEFASRTGITDKALSARLRTMVESGLLERSTAGDGARPRAEYRLTESGAATLPILHAFALWADEHGPEPRPGRLGINCVACGARAEAADVCVSCGRRLTPDNVRWTRPGEWDGAQVELVGAATPAG, from the coding sequence ATGCCACTGAGATCCGATTGGTCGACCCGCCCGTGCACCATCGCCCGGGGCATCGATGTCGTCGGCGACCCCTGGGTGCTGCTCATCCTGCGCGAGGCGTTCGCCGGTGCCCGCCGATTCGAGGAGTTCGCCTCCCGGACCGGCATCACCGACAAGGCGCTGAGCGCCCGGCTGCGCACGATGGTCGAGAGCGGTCTGCTCGAGCGGTCCACCGCGGGCGACGGGGCGCGCCCTCGGGCGGAGTACCGGCTGACGGAGTCCGGCGCCGCAACCCTGCCCATCCTGCACGCATTCGCCCTGTGGGCCGACGAGCACGGGCCGGAACCCCGACCCGGTCGCCTCGGTATCAACTGCGTCGCGTGCGGAGCACGCGCCGAGGCGGCCGATGTCTGCGTCTCGTGCGGCCGGAGGCTGACGCCGGACAATGTGCGGTGGACGCGACCCGGCGAATGGGATGGCGCCCAGGTCGAGCTCGTCGGCGCCGCGACACCGGCCGGCTGA